AACTTTCCCCACAAGAAGACGCAAGAGGTTCTACTTCACATGTATGCGCGCGGACTGCGGATCGACACCGTGCTTGCAGCAGACCCGGTCACGCTCTCGATTCCTCCCTCCACTAGGCGAACGAAGATCCGGCATCGTGGGTTGATCCACCCGAGAGAGGTGGCAGCCGCAGTCGGAGCTGAGTACATCGTTTTGCCTCACAACTCTGCAGAAGCCGCGGCCTTCTTGCAGGAGGCTCGCCCCAAACTCGGGGTTATCGCAGGCGCCCGCATCCTTCGGGCGTGTGTAATCGAGCCATTCGAACTTGGCGTCATCAACCTCCACCCAGGTTTGCTGCCCAATGTACGGGGATTGGACTCCATGCTGTGGGCGATCCACGATGGGCTTCCACTTGGTGTCACCTCTCACCTCATCGACGCTCGTGTCGATGCGGGCCGCGTCCTGATTCGAAGGCCAATCGACGTGCTCGAGGACGACACACTGCTCGACCTCAGCGAGCGCCTATTCGAAACCGAGCTGGAGCTCATTGCTCCTTCGGTAGCTGCAAGTCTTGACGGTAGTGGTGAGTTGCTTCGAGGCTTACCGCCGTCACGTGGCAAGATGCCGCCGCAAGTCGAGCAGTTCGTCGTTGAAGAGCTCTTCCAGGACTACCGAGCACGGATGTCCAGAGGTTTCGACTCTGAGACCGCGACTA
This window of the Trueperaceae bacterium genome carries:
- a CDS encoding formyltransferase family protein — its product is MSTMHTQDLSAREPVAAHEIYLDGRVVVFGYNFPHKKTQEVLLHMYARGLRIDTVLAADPVTLSIPPSTRRTKIRHRGLIHPREVAAAVGAEYIVLPHNSAEAAAFLQEARPKLGVIAGARILRACVIEPFELGVINLHPGLLPNVRGLDSMLWAIHDGLPLGVTSHLIDARVDAGRVLIRRPIDVLEDDTLLDLSERLFETELELIAPSVAASLDGSGELLRGLPPSRGKMPPQVEQFVVEELFQDYRARMSRGFDSETATSERSAS